One region of Deltaproteobacteria bacterium genomic DNA includes:
- a CDS encoding formate--tetrahydrofolate ligase, translating to KDVERLGYAALPVCIAKTQNSLSDDPTRLGRPEDFDITVRNVLINAGAGFLVVMTGDILRMPGLPEVPNAEGIDLVDGQIRGLR from the coding sequence TGAAGGACGTGGAGCGGCTGGGCTACGCCGCGCTGCCGGTCTGCATCGCCAAGACCCAGAACTCGCTCTCCGACGATCCGACGCGCCTCGGCCGCCCCGAGGACTTCGACATCACCGTGCGCAACGTGCTCATCAACGCGGGCGCCGGTTTTCTCGTGGTCATGACGGGGGACATCCTGCGCATGCCCGGCCTCCCCGAGGTGCCCAACGCCGAAGGGATCGACCTCGTGGACGGGCAGATCCGCGGCCTGCGGTGA